In one Polaribacter sp. ALD11 genomic region, the following are encoded:
- a CDS encoding 16S rRNA (uracil(1498)-N(3))-methyltransferase produces MQLFYNSEISTETQQITFDKIESKHIVRVLRKKEGDILKITNGKGFLFDAEINFANDKRCSALIIKAEEKPKPWNYYLHIAIAPTKNNDRIEWFLEKATEIGIDEITPIICSNSERRIVKLERFEKIIQSAMKQSLKFTLPKLNEPVKLNDFINQDFEGKICIAHCEEQEKTLLQSVVNPSEKTTILIGPEGDFSVEEIKKALAKKFAPISLGESRLRTETAALVAVNIVSFINQ; encoded by the coding sequence ATGCAACTATTCTATAATTCAGAAATTTCTACAGAAACACAACAAATAACTTTCGATAAAATTGAAAGCAAACACATTGTGCGTGTTTTAAGAAAAAAAGAAGGTGATATTCTAAAAATCACCAACGGAAAAGGTTTTTTATTTGATGCTGAAATTAATTTCGCAAACGATAAAAGATGTTCTGCATTAATTATTAAAGCTGAAGAAAAACCAAAACCTTGGAATTATTATTTGCACATTGCAATTGCACCCACAAAGAATAACGACAGAATAGAATGGTTTTTAGAAAAAGCAACAGAAATTGGTATCGATGAAATTACGCCAATTATTTGTTCTAATTCAGAACGTAGAATTGTAAAACTAGAACGATTTGAGAAAATTATTCAATCTGCAATGAAACAATCTTTAAAATTCACATTGCCAAAACTGAATGAACCAGTAAAGTTGAATGACTTTATAAATCAAGATTTTGAAGGAAAAATTTGTATTGCACATTGTGAAGAACAAGAAAAGACATTATTACAATCCGTAGTAAATCCTTCAGAAAAAACAACCATTTTAATTGGCCCTGAAGGTGATTTTTCTGTGGAAGAAATTAAAAAAGCATTGGCTAAAAAATTTGCTCCTATTTCTTTAGGCGAAAGCAGATTGCGTACAGAAACTGCTGCTTTGGTTGCAGTGAATATTGTTTCTTTTATCAATCAGTAA
- a CDS encoding DUF4159 domain-containing protein: protein MKQLLFFLFISISITTNAQDVAILKYNGGGDWYSNPTAIPNLVDFANTNIKTNISKNPQTVEVGNQDIFNFPMVFMTGHGNVYFSDEEAENLRNYLISGGFLHISDNYGLDKFIRKEIQKVFPKLEFKEIPSNHPVYNQTFKFPNGMPKIHEHDKKTAQGFGIFYEGRLVVFYDYETDLSDGWEDEIIHNNPKSVREKALKMGCNIIEYAFKN, encoded by the coding sequence ATGAAGCAACTTCTTTTTTTTCTTTTTATTTCTATTTCTATAACAACCAACGCACAAGATGTTGCCATTTTAAAATACAATGGTGGTGGAGACTGGTATTCGAACCCAACTGCAATTCCTAATCTGGTGGACTTTGCAAATACAAATATCAAAACAAATATTTCTAAAAATCCGCAAACTGTAGAAGTTGGGAATCAAGATATTTTTAACTTTCCAATGGTTTTTATGACAGGACATGGAAATGTATATTTTTCTGATGAAGAAGCTGAAAACCTAAGAAACTACTTAATTTCTGGGGGATTTTTACACATTTCAGATAATTATGGTTTGGATAAATTCATTCGAAAAGAAATACAAAAAGTTTTTCCAAAATTAGAATTTAAAGAGATACCAAGTAATCATCCCGTCTATAACCAAACTTTTAAATTCCCCAACGGAATGCCAAAAATTCATGAACACGATAAAAAAACCGCACAAGGTTTTGGCATTTTCTATGAAGGCAGATTGGTTGTTTTTTACGATTATGAAACCGATTTAAGCGATGGATGGGAAGATGAAATTATACACAACAACCCTAAAAGTGTAAGAGAAAAAGCTTTAAAAATGGGGTGTAACATTATTGAATACGCTTTTAAGAATTAA
- a CDS encoding GTP cyclohydrolase, producing the protein MITLKKITNKKEMKQFVTFPFSLYKDHKYWVPPIIKDEVDNFDPKKNPVFDNADAQFFVAIRNGEIVGRIVAIINWFEVEKQQIKKMRFGWFDFIDDIEVSKTLLDKVREIGLENNLEYLEGPVGFNNLDKTGVLVEGFDHIGTMITWYNHPYYKDHLEELGFVKEKEYLENKFKFKNVDAVYFDRVSSIIKRRFKLKALDFTKTKDIMPYVDEMFEVFDKSYSKLSTFVPISDAQIAFFKKKYISFINPEYIKFVVDEHNKVVAFAIVMPSFSEALQKAKGKLFPFGLFHLLKARKHSKDVTFYLIGVHPDYQNKGVHAIIFDQYTKTFTPLGIDNCIRTPELEDNEAIKKLWENFNPVTHKRRRTYKKSIL; encoded by the coding sequence ATGATTACACTTAAAAAAATAACGAATAAAAAGGAAATGAAGCAATTTGTTACATTCCCTTTTTCATTATATAAAGACCATAAATATTGGGTTCCTCCTATTATTAAGGATGAAGTTGATAATTTTGATCCAAAGAAAAATCCTGTTTTCGATAATGCAGATGCACAATTTTTTGTTGCCATTAGAAACGGAGAAATTGTTGGTAGAATTGTAGCAATTATCAATTGGTTTGAGGTTGAAAAACAACAGATTAAGAAAATGCGTTTCGGTTGGTTCGATTTTATTGATGACATTGAAGTATCTAAAACGTTATTAGACAAAGTAAGAGAAATAGGTCTAGAGAACAATTTAGAATACTTAGAAGGACCTGTTGGTTTTAATAATTTGGACAAAACGGGAGTTTTAGTGGAGGGTTTCGATCATATTGGAACTATGATTACTTGGTACAATCACCCTTATTACAAAGATCATTTAGAAGAATTAGGTTTCGTAAAAGAAAAAGAATATTTAGAAAATAAATTCAAATTTAAAAATGTAGATGCTGTTTATTTTGATCGAGTTAGTAGCATTATAAAAAGACGTTTTAAGCTAAAAGCATTAGATTTTACAAAGACAAAAGATATTATGCCTTATGTAGATGAAATGTTTGAAGTTTTTGATAAATCGTACTCTAAACTATCTACTTTTGTTCCTATTTCTGACGCTCAGATTGCATTTTTTAAGAAGAAATATATAAGTTTCATCAATCCTGAATACATAAAATTTGTGGTTGATGAACATAATAAAGTAGTTGCTTTTGCAATTGTAATGCCTTCTTTTTCAGAAGCTTTACAGAAGGCTAAAGGGAAATTATTTCCATTCGGCTTGTTTCATTTATTAAAAGCCAGAAAACACTCTAAAGATGTTACGTTCTATTTAATTGGTGTGCATCCAGATTATCAAAATAAAGGTGTACATGCAATTATTTTCGATCAATACACAAAAACGTTTACGCCTTTAGGTATCGATAATTGCATACGAACACCAGAGTTAGAAGACAATGAAGCTATTAAGAAATTATGGGAAAACTTTAATCCTGTAACGCACAAAAGGCGAAGAACGTATAAAAAAAGTATCTTGTAA
- a CDS encoding bile acid:sodium symporter family protein, producing MQNQIDIDSIKINFDASGLWVLNIAIGIIMFGVALGISINDFKRLLEKPKILFVGLLSQFILLPAFTFIAILIIEPHPSFALGMMLIAACPGGNVSNFFSKMAGGNAALSVSLTAFATLICIFMTPFNLQFWGSLYEPTNVILETVELNWIDLLKLVSLILGIPLFFGMLIKHYHSEMARKIEKVLKPLSMLVFIALIFIAFSQNLDVFANHIHHVIFLVIFHNIFAFILGFYTAKSFGLNKQDTKTIAMETGIQNGGLGLLLIFGFFDGLGGMALLAAFWGIWDVFSGILLATYWGRKPHKKRQ from the coding sequence ATGCAAAACCAAATTGACATAGATTCCATAAAAATAAACTTCGACGCTAGCGGATTGTGGGTTTTAAATATTGCAATTGGTATTATTATGTTTGGTGTAGCTTTAGGTATTTCTATAAATGATTTTAAACGCCTTTTAGAAAAACCTAAAATACTTTTTGTAGGTCTTTTATCTCAGTTTATTTTACTACCTGCATTTACTTTTATTGCAATATTAATTATAGAACCGCACCCAAGTTTTGCTCTAGGAATGATGTTGATTGCTGCTTGCCCTGGCGGAAATGTTTCTAACTTCTTTAGTAAAATGGCAGGCGGAAATGCCGCTTTATCTGTTAGCTTAACTGCTTTTGCAACCTTAATCTGCATTTTTATGACGCCTTTCAATTTACAGTTTTGGGGAAGTTTATACGAACCAACAAATGTAATTTTAGAAACTGTAGAATTAAATTGGATAGATTTGTTAAAGCTAGTTTCTCTAATATTAGGAATCCCTTTATTTTTTGGAATGTTGATAAAACACTACCATTCTGAAATGGCACGAAAAATAGAGAAAGTATTAAAACCTTTATCTATGTTGGTTTTTATTGCATTAATTTTTATTGCTTTTTCTCAAAATTTAGACGTGTTTGCAAATCATATTCATCATGTTATTTTCTTGGTAATTTTTCATAATATTTTTGCATTTATTCTCGGTTTTTATACTGCTAAAAGTTTTGGTTTAAACAAACAAGACACTAAAACGATTGCAATGGAAACAGGTATACAAAACGGCGGTTTAGGTTTATTACTAATATTTGGTTTCTTTGATGGTTTAGGAGGAATGGCTTTACTTGCAGCTTTTTGGGGGATTTGGGATGTCTTTTCGGGAATTCTGCTAGCAACCTACTGGGGCAGAAAACCTCATAAAAAGAGACAATAA
- a CDS encoding lysophospholipid acyltransferase family protein — MIQKIWFTLVWVYIKFGLFFYTKKITVLGKENIPKKGAVLFAVNHPNGLVDPLYVTTTNRRQNHFLVRAASFKNPIVKKILESLYLMPIYRIRDGIQQLANNQEIFEKCFNILKKGETLMIFPEGSHDKKRTIRPLSKGFTRIVFGALEKYKDLEITVIPVGVTYQHPSHFPSKVAINYGKPITTRAIFEENSLAKSINILKKKVTDQLKIVSVHISDDENYETILQKLNDAQVDFTAVDNVNEMIKNNSFPSKKNSKKNYLKPLLYLIILNSIIPFLLWKKASQKIDEIEFIDTFRFSINLFICSLFYCLQAHILSIYYGNTIGFFYLTISALLILIYVKTAPTNAKKHIDFVEASK, encoded by the coding sequence ATGATTCAGAAAATTTGGTTTACACTTGTTTGGGTTTATATAAAATTTGGTTTGTTTTTTTACACTAAAAAAATAACCGTTTTAGGTAAAGAAAATATCCCGAAGAAAGGTGCTGTTTTATTTGCTGTAAATCACCCAAACGGATTGGTAGACCCACTATATGTTACCACAACTAATAGGAGACAGAATCATTTTTTAGTAAGGGCTGCTTCTTTTAAAAACCCGATTGTAAAAAAAATCTTAGAGTCGTTGTATTTAATGCCCATTTATAGAATTAGAGATGGCATTCAACAATTAGCTAACAATCAAGAGATTTTTGAAAAATGTTTTAATATTTTAAAAAAAGGAGAAACTTTAATGATTTTCCCTGAAGGAAGTCACGATAAAAAAAGAACGATTAGACCTTTAAGTAAAGGATTTACAAGAATTGTTTTTGGTGCTTTAGAGAAATATAAAGATTTAGAAATAACCGTAATTCCTGTAGGGGTTACTTACCAACACCCTTCTCACTTTCCTTCAAAAGTGGCTATAAACTATGGAAAACCAATTACTACAAGAGCCATTTTTGAAGAAAACTCATTAGCAAAATCAATTAATATCTTAAAAAAGAAAGTAACAGACCAATTAAAAATAGTTTCGGTTCATATTTCTGATGATGAGAATTACGAAACAATTTTACAAAAACTAAATGATGCTCAGGTAGATTTTACAGCAGTAGACAACGTAAATGAAATGATTAAAAACAACTCATTTCCTTCTAAAAAAAATTCTAAGAAAAACTACTTAAAACCACTACTTTATTTAATTATTTTAAACAGTATTATTCCATTTTTACTTTGGAAAAAAGCTTCTCAAAAAATTGATGAAATTGAATTTATAGATACATTTCGATTTAGTATAAACCTATTTATTTGTAGTTTATTTTATTGCTTACAAGCGCATATTCTAAGTATTTATTACGGAAACACAATTGGTTTCTTTTACTTAACAATTTCTGCTTTACTAATTCTAATCTACGTAAAAACAGCACCTACAAATGCTAAAAAACACATCGATTTTGTAGAAGCTAGCAAATAA
- a CDS encoding transporter gives MNVSRLNLFIVFFFIGYSTVLAQYTDVINSNKPGFSESPYSVGTGVYQFESNIFLRNTSIEPTFSIPQSLGLDLLFRTSLFLEKLELNAQLTYQQDKVAFKNVFTSHYFTSGFSRMTIGAKYLVYQQEYEDKSKEIRSWKRRRAFDTKRLIPSVAVYLGMNTDFVNEIHKTGSITPKAGILLQHNLTKYFNVITNFYYDNIGSDFAEYSYIITATQNFSDQWSAFLENQTIFQEHQNNTNVGLGLAYLYSRDLQFNTSGRLLFEGKSQGFYAGLGVSYRINRHADSYIELDDNGLKLKDTPISKYNKKQDNFFNRLFSIFKKKDKSSRTRPTRSRKSESKKKNGGFLGLFGKKKSKVKKEETDIEKLEREIKELEEDMKKEGKKKNGNN, from the coding sequence ATGAATGTGAGTAGATTAAACCTTTTTATTGTATTCTTTTTTATTGGCTATAGTACTGTTTTAGCGCAATATACAGACGTAATTAACTCGAACAAACCTGGTTTTTCTGAAAGCCCGTATAGCGTTGGTACTGGTGTTTATCAATTTGAAAGTAATATTTTTTTAAGGAACACGAGTATAGAACCTACTTTTTCTATACCACAATCTTTAGGTTTAGATTTACTATTTAGAACTAGCCTTTTCTTAGAAAAATTAGAATTAAATGCACAATTAACGTATCAACAAGATAAAGTTGCTTTTAAAAATGTTTTCACCTCTCATTATTTTACTTCTGGTTTTAGTAGAATGACAATTGGTGCTAAATATTTGGTTTATCAACAAGAATACGAAGACAAATCTAAAGAAATTAGAAGCTGGAAAAGGCGTCGTGCGTTTGATACAAAACGATTAATTCCTTCTGTTGCAGTATATCTAGGGATGAATACAGATTTTGTAAATGAAATACATAAAACAGGAAGCATTACCCCAAAAGCAGGTATTTTGTTACAACACAATCTTACCAAATATTTTAATGTAATCACCAATTTTTATTATGATAATATTGGTTCAGATTTTGCTGAATATTCTTATATTATTACTGCTACACAGAATTTTAGCGACCAATGGTCTGCTTTTTTGGAAAATCAAACTATTTTTCAAGAACATCAAAACAACACAAATGTAGGTTTAGGGTTGGCGTATTTATATAGTAGAGATTTGCAATTTAACACCTCTGGAAGATTACTTTTTGAAGGAAAATCACAAGGTTTTTATGCAGGTTTAGGAGTTTCTTACAGAATTAATAGACATGCAGATTCCTACATAGAACTAGATGATAATGGTTTAAAGTTAAAAGACACTCCAATTTCTAAATACAATAAAAAACAAGATAATTTCTTTAACCGACTTTTTAGTATTTTCAAAAAGAAAGATAAAAGCAGCAGAACAAGACCTACAAGAAGTAGAAAATCGGAATCTAAAAAGAAAAACGGTGGTTTTCTAGGTTTATTTGGAAAGAAAAAATCAAAAGTAAAAAAGGAAGAAACCGATATTGAAAAACTAGAAAGAGAAATTAAGGAGCTGGAAGAGGATATGAAAAAAGAAGGAAAGAAAAAAAACGGTAATAATTAG